A stretch of Carnobacteriaceae bacterium zg-C25 DNA encodes these proteins:
- a CDS encoding deoxyribonuclease IV: MLLGSHVSMNGSKMLLGSAEEAHGYGANTMMIYTGAPQNTRRKPIEELNIDKGLQAMEQFGISNIVVHAPYIINLANTIKSDHFEFAISFLQEEIRRASALGATQITMHPGAHVGAGSDVAIQKLIEGLNEVLTKDQVPQIALETMAGKGTEIGRSFEELAKIIDGVTLNEKLSVTLDTCHTHDAGYPIKEDFDGVLNEFDKIIGLDKLKVLHINDSKNERGAKKDRHANIGFGHIGFDALHHVVYHPQLKGLPKILETPYVQVGEDKKNTRAPYAHEIAMIKSGKFDPELLHKITQ; this comes from the coding sequence ATTTTATTAGGTTCACACGTTTCGATGAATGGATCGAAAATGTTATTAGGTTCTGCAGAGGAAGCACATGGCTATGGTGCAAATACGATGATGATTTATACGGGGGCACCACAAAATACACGACGCAAACCCATTGAAGAGTTAAATATTGATAAAGGGTTACAGGCAATGGAGCAATTTGGTATCTCGAATATCGTTGTACATGCCCCTTATATTATCAATTTAGCCAATACCATTAAAAGTGATCATTTTGAGTTTGCCATTTCGTTTTTACAAGAAGAAATTAGACGTGCCAGTGCATTAGGTGCTACACAAATTACAATGCATCCGGGCGCACATGTGGGTGCTGGAAGTGATGTAGCTATTCAAAAGTTAATTGAAGGATTAAATGAAGTTTTAACAAAAGATCAAGTACCACAAATTGCGTTAGAAACAATGGCGGGTAAAGGTACTGAAATTGGACGGTCATTTGAAGAGTTGGCTAAAATTATTGATGGTGTAACGTTAAATGAAAAATTATCCGTTACATTGGATACATGCCATACACATGATGCGGGTTATCCTATTAAAGAGGATTTTGACGGCGTTTTAAATGAGTTTGATAAAATTATTGGTTTAGACAAACTTAAAGTGTTGCACATCAACGATTCAAAAAATGAGCGAGGCGCTAAAAAAGACCGCCATGCCAATATCGGATTTGGGCATATTGGTTTTGACGCTTTACACCACGTCGTGTATCATCCACAGTTGAAAGGTTTACCAAAAATTTTAGAAACACCGTATGTACAAGTCGGTGAAGATAAAAAAAATACGCGTGCACCGTATGCGCACGAAATTGCGATGATTAAATCGGGTAAATTTGACCCGGAATTATTGCATAAAATTACGCAATAA